A window from Agrobacterium tumefaciens encodes these proteins:
- a CDS encoding helix-turn-helix transcriptional regulator: MAFQDHNAGNGQATLARILNSSLRVSEVKLKPGNAHLILLATGHAQILGDGESLVLPAQGLAWLPAGHAGRLRLEAGSRASLLSATEIGLAHAMPTGTSAITLRQGLQRVLTETLTEKDHAELAGYLETIATENLKPTVATETIITNLLSVTLIRICQHATAEISAVSAPSSMTERFVLLIAQHKREHWSVDDYARHLGISRDRLGSIIKNATGLSPQAYIHRELLSEARELLLNSSLQVAEIAFRLGFQDPGYFNRFFTRKEGKSPGRFRRAAMRAQDISPSSFAAWP; the protein is encoded by the coding sequence ATGGCGTTTCAAGATCACAATGCCGGCAACGGCCAGGCCACGCTGGCGCGGATATTGAATTCATCGCTGCGCGTGAGCGAGGTCAAACTCAAGCCGGGCAATGCTCATCTCATCCTGCTCGCCACCGGCCATGCGCAAATCCTTGGCGACGGTGAAAGCCTTGTCCTACCTGCACAGGGATTGGCCTGGTTGCCCGCGGGCCATGCCGGCCGTCTGCGATTGGAAGCGGGAAGCCGGGCGTCGCTGCTTTCCGCCACCGAGATCGGCCTTGCGCATGCGATGCCGACAGGAACAAGCGCAATCACCCTTCGCCAAGGCCTGCAACGTGTTCTGACCGAAACACTTACGGAGAAGGATCATGCGGAGCTGGCGGGCTATCTGGAAACCATCGCCACTGAAAACCTCAAGCCTACGGTAGCCACGGAAACGATCATCACCAACCTTCTTTCCGTCACGCTGATCCGCATATGCCAGCATGCCACAGCAGAAATCAGCGCGGTTTCCGCGCCGTCGAGCATGACGGAGCGTTTTGTCCTGCTGATCGCGCAACACAAACGCGAGCATTGGAGCGTTGACGACTATGCCCGCCACCTCGGCATCAGCCGCGACCGGCTGGGCTCAATCATCAAAAACGCGACTGGCCTTTCGCCGCAGGCTTACATTCATCGTGAACTGCTCTCGGAAGCGCGCGAGCTTCTTCTGAACTCTTCCCTGCAAGTTGCTGAAATCGCGTTTCGTTTAGGATTTCAGGATCCGGGTTATTTCAACCGCTTCTTCACCCGCAAGGAGGGCAAATCTCCCGGCCGATTCCGCAGGGCAGCGATGCGCGCGCAAGATATTTCACCATCTTCCTTTGCCGCGTGGCCCTGA
- the katG gene encoding catalase/peroxidase HPI produces the protein MDATSKPAGKCPVMHGGNTASGKSVTEWWPNALNLDILHQHDTKTNPLGTSFNYREALKTLDVEALKADLRALMTDSQDWWPADWGSYVGMMARVTWHAAGSYRVTDGRGGANTGNQRFAPLNSWPDNVNTDKGRRLLWPIKKKYGNKISWADLIALAGTIAYDVAGLKTFGFAFGREDIWAPEKDTYWGDEKEWLAPSDGRYGDVTKPETLENPLAAVQMGLIYVNPEGVNGKSDPLATAAQMRETFARMGMDDEETVALTAGGHTIGKSHGNGSAANLSPDPEAAGPEYQGLGWINTKGRGIGRDTVVSGIEGAWTSEPTKWDNGFFDMLFKHEWTLTHSPAGASQWAPITIAEEDKPVDVEDASIRTIPMMTDADMALKVDPIYREISLKFKDDQDHFSDVFARAWFKLTHRDMGPKSRYIGPDVPAEDLIWQDPVPEGSKSYNVAAVQAKIAASGLPIADLVATAWDSARTFRGSDKRGGANGARIRLAPQKDWEGNEPARLSRVLSVLEPIARETGASIADVIVLAGNYGVEQAAKAAGFDIAVPFAAGRGDASAEQTDADSFAPLEPLADGFRNWVKKDYVVSPEELLLDRAQLLGLTAPELTVLIGGLRVIGANYGGAAHGVFTDKPGALTTDFFTTLTDMAYSWVPTGNNLYEIRDRKTGATRYFATRVDLVIGSNSILRAYAEVYAQDDNREKFVRDFIAAWTKVMNADRFDLL, from the coding sequence ATGGACGCAACTTCAAAACCGGCTGGCAAGTGTCCCGTCATGCATGGAGGCAATACGGCCTCTGGCAAATCGGTGACCGAATGGTGGCCGAACGCGCTGAACCTCGACATCCTGCATCAGCACGACACCAAGACCAATCCGCTCGGCACCTCCTTCAACTATCGCGAAGCCCTGAAGACGCTCGATGTCGAAGCCCTCAAGGCCGATCTGCGTGCGCTGATGACCGACAGCCAGGACTGGTGGCCGGCCGACTGGGGCAGCTATGTCGGCATGATGGCCCGTGTGACCTGGCATGCGGCGGGTTCCTATCGTGTCACCGACGGTCGCGGCGGCGCCAACACCGGCAACCAGCGTTTTGCGCCGCTCAACTCCTGGCCGGACAACGTCAACACCGATAAAGGCCGCCGCCTGCTGTGGCCGATCAAGAAGAAATACGGCAACAAGATTTCCTGGGCTGACCTCATCGCGCTCGCCGGCACGATCGCCTATGACGTTGCGGGTCTCAAGACCTTCGGTTTTGCCTTCGGCCGCGAAGACATCTGGGCACCGGAAAAGGACACCTATTGGGGTGATGAAAAGGAATGGCTGGCGCCGAGCGACGGCCGCTACGGCGACGTGACCAAGCCCGAGACGCTGGAAAACCCGCTTGCCGCCGTGCAGATGGGCCTCATCTACGTCAACCCGGAAGGTGTGAACGGCAAGTCCGATCCGCTGGCAACGGCGGCGCAGATGCGCGAAACCTTTGCCCGCATGGGCATGGATGACGAGGAAACCGTTGCCCTGACGGCCGGCGGTCACACCATCGGCAAGTCGCATGGCAATGGCAGCGCCGCCAATCTCAGCCCCGACCCGGAAGCGGCAGGCCCGGAATATCAGGGTCTCGGTTGGATCAACACCAAGGGCCGAGGCATTGGCCGTGACACCGTGGTGTCGGGCATCGAAGGCGCGTGGACGAGTGAACCGACCAAGTGGGACAACGGCTTCTTCGACATGCTGTTCAAGCATGAATGGACTTTGACGCACAGCCCCGCCGGCGCATCGCAATGGGCGCCGATCACCATCGCCGAAGAAGATAAGCCTGTCGATGTCGAGGACGCTTCGATCCGCACCATCCCGATGATGACGGATGCGGACATGGCCCTGAAGGTCGACCCGATCTACCGCGAGATTTCGCTGAAGTTCAAGGACGATCAGGACCATTTCTCCGATGTCTTCGCCCGCGCCTGGTTCAAGCTGACGCATCGCGACATGGGGCCGAAGTCCCGTTATATCGGCCCGGATGTTCCCGCTGAAGACCTGATCTGGCAGGATCCGGTGCCTGAAGGTTCCAAGAGCTACAATGTGGCTGCGGTACAGGCAAAGATCGCCGCTTCTGGACTGCCGATTGCCGATCTGGTTGCAACCGCCTGGGACAGCGCCCGCACCTTCCGTGGTTCGGACAAGCGCGGCGGCGCCAATGGTGCACGCATTCGCCTCGCGCCGCAGAAGGATTGGGAAGGCAACGAGCCCGCCCGTCTTTCCCGTGTGCTCTCGGTTTTGGAGCCGATCGCCCGTGAAACCGGCGCAAGCATCGCCGATGTCATCGTTCTGGCCGGCAATTACGGCGTGGAACAGGCGGCGAAAGCGGCCGGCTTCGATATCGCCGTGCCCTTCGCGGCCGGTCGTGGTGACGCTTCCGCCGAACAGACGGATGCCGACAGCTTCGCTCCGCTTGAACCGCTGGCGGATGGTTTCCGCAACTGGGTCAAGAAGGACTACGTGGTCAGCCCTGAAGAGCTGCTGCTCGATCGCGCGCAGCTTCTCGGCCTCACCGCGCCGGAACTCACCGTCCTCATCGGTGGCCTGCGTGTCATCGGCGCCAATTACGGTGGCGCGGCGCATGGCGTCTTCACCGACAAGCCCGGCGCTCTGACGACGGACTTCTTCACCACGCTGACGGATATGGCCTATTCCTGGGTCCCGACCGGCAACAATCTCTATGAGATTCGTGACCGCAAGACCGGCGCAACCAGATATTTTGCGACCCGCGTCGATCTCGTGATCGGCTCCAACTCCATCCTGCGCGCCTATGCGGAAGTTTATGCGCAGGACGACAATAGGGAAAAATTCGTCCGCGACTTCATTGCCGCCTGGACGAAGGTGATGAACGCCGACCGTTTCGATCTGCTCTGA
- a CDS encoding hydrogen peroxide-inducible genes activator produces the protein MIALSMKHLRYFDALAKIGHFGRAAEACSISQPALSLQIRELEELIGAPLVERGSRQIRLTALGEEFAERTRSILRSVDELQDLARAGHGPLSGRLRIGVIPTVAPYLLPQVIKTLTRHYPGLEARPREAVTQKLIEDLLEARLDMAIVALPVSEPALEEVPLFSEEFILVRPMEDAGMPVPSADKLGEMRLLLLEEGHCFRNQALSFCSTTNAPPRVLMEGSSLSTLVQMVGAGIGVTLIPQMAVDMETRQSTVSVFRLAEPRPSRTIGIVWRKSNPLSAQFAHISEIVRECGLQKLGLAP, from the coding sequence ATGATTGCCCTTTCCATGAAACATCTTCGTTATTTCGATGCGCTGGCCAAGATCGGCCATTTCGGGCGCGCGGCGGAAGCCTGCTCCATCTCCCAGCCTGCACTATCTTTGCAGATCCGGGAACTGGAGGAATTGATCGGTGCGCCGCTCGTCGAACGCGGCAGCCGCCAGATCAGGCTGACGGCGCTTGGTGAGGAATTTGCCGAGCGTACCCGTTCGATCCTGCGTTCGGTGGACGAGTTGCAGGATCTGGCGCGTGCAGGGCATGGCCCTCTCAGCGGCCGCCTGCGCATCGGCGTCATTCCCACCGTCGCGCCCTATCTTCTGCCACAGGTGATCAAGACACTAACGCGGCACTATCCCGGACTGGAAGCACGCCCGCGCGAGGCGGTGACGCAGAAGCTCATCGAAGACCTTCTCGAAGCCCGTCTCGACATGGCAATCGTCGCGCTGCCCGTCTCGGAACCCGCGCTGGAAGAAGTGCCGCTATTTTCGGAAGAATTCATTCTGGTGCGGCCGATGGAGGATGCCGGCATGCCGGTGCCGAGCGCCGACAAGCTGGGTGAAATGCGCCTGCTGCTTCTGGAAGAAGGCCATTGTTTCCGCAATCAGGCGCTTTCCTTCTGCAGCACCACGAATGCACCGCCGCGCGTGCTGATGGAAGGCAGTTCGCTGTCGACGCTGGTACAGATGGTTGGTGCAGGTATCGGCGTCACGCTCATTCCGCAGATGGCGGTCGATATGGAAACGCGGCAATCCACCGTCTCTGTGTTCCGTCTGGCGGAGCCGCGCCCGTCCCGCACCATCGGCATCGTCTGGCGCAAGAGCAATCCGCTTTCGGCGCAGTTCGCCCATATTTCCGAGATCGTCCGCGAATGCGGCCTTCAGAAACTCGGTCTCGCGCCGTAA
- a CDS encoding DUF3313 domain-containing protein — translation MQQRWNLLPRAFGERGRRSRGAAFATLPIAIIMSGCSSVPLKEGGTLTSYAQLSPAKGKFTRSRTFVDAYGLAGIKTVAIVPTTFSFAASSRVTSEKDRILVSNALDRAICVALSDKYRIAALGQPADMTVRTVVTDLVPTNKTMAGVSTAVTLGSGFVLPVSVPRLPVGLGGLAVEAEAVDSAGVQRAAAVWSKGANSITSKPRVSEIGDAYGLAADFSNYFARILVKGKVSEGLDLSVPSGHRIRSALGGKPKYVECDAYGRSRGLQGMVADKFGAPPEWTDKHARAGSR, via the coding sequence GTGCAACAACGGTGGAATCTGTTACCCCGGGCTTTCGGTGAGAGGGGTCGCCGCAGCCGCGGCGCCGCCTTCGCGACCTTGCCCATTGCGATCATCATGTCCGGCTGCAGCTCGGTGCCGCTGAAAGAAGGCGGTACGCTGACGTCCTATGCTCAACTCAGCCCTGCCAAAGGCAAGTTCACCAGATCCCGGACTTTCGTTGACGCCTACGGGCTGGCCGGCATCAAAACCGTCGCCATCGTGCCGACCACCTTCTCCTTTGCCGCTTCGTCGCGGGTCACATCGGAAAAGGATCGTATACTCGTTTCGAATGCGCTGGATCGCGCCATCTGCGTGGCGCTCAGTGACAAATACCGGATCGCCGCCCTCGGTCAGCCGGCGGACATGACGGTGCGCACCGTCGTCACCGATCTGGTGCCGACCAACAAGACCATGGCGGGGGTGTCAACCGCGGTTACGCTCGGCAGCGGTTTTGTCCTGCCCGTCAGCGTGCCGCGTCTGCCTGTCGGGCTCGGCGGACTGGCCGTCGAGGCTGAGGCGGTGGACAGTGCCGGCGTGCAACGCGCGGCAGCCGTCTGGTCCAAGGGCGCAAATTCCATCACCAGCAAACCCCGTGTGTCGGAAATCGGCGATGCCTATGGGCTTGCCGCCGATTTCTCCAATTATTTCGCGCGCATTCTCGTGAAGGGCAAAGTCTCCGAGGGGCTTGACCTCTCCGTGCCTTCCGGCCATCGAATTCGCTCCGCGCTGGGCGGAAAACCGAAATATGTTGAATGTGATGCCTATGGCCGGTCACGCGGCTTGCAGGGCATGGTGGCCGACAAGTTCGGCGCGCCACCCGAATGGACCGACAAACATGCAAGGGCAGGGTCGCGATAG
- a CDS encoding sensor histidine kinase — protein MKAQGKSNPSLWWQLSWQLSIVVSAMIAVVIVGLCVYGLMILSPNIALWGDLSDALDESLSLDPQKGLVVVDGPTLRALTAENGTLWFAVSTLDGRVATYGVVPTAYAELSRYLYLLTDADIRGGKGTAEGAMVESLETRWGPVRVMFGGSTHVRAQFLTLLAETYKIYVPLLAVILPAVFFSVPRIVRQALAGLSSVVKKAPEIDPRRGGSKLPVEDVPREVVPLILSFNSILERLEEQFRARQRFLIDAAHELRTPIAIMQTRIEGLPGPERQRLLADVARLGETAEQLLAFERNDQVNDRRERVDLVDITRTVVADLAPLALSAGYDIAFETAVVAYELQGNPFTLPRAISNIVRNAIDHGGNKGMIHVSVLADGEIVISDEGQGIAEDQQQRIFEPFYRITPRSTGAGLGLSLVKQIVANHGGRVFLESSAFGSTFRLRF, from the coding sequence ATGAAAGCGCAGGGCAAGTCCAATCCGTCGCTTTGGTGGCAATTGAGCTGGCAGCTCAGCATCGTCGTTTCCGCCATGATCGCTGTCGTTATCGTCGGGCTCTGTGTTTATGGATTGATGATCCTGTCGCCCAATATCGCGCTTTGGGGCGATCTGTCGGACGCACTTGACGAGTCGCTGTCGCTTGATCCGCAAAAGGGACTTGTGGTTGTCGATGGCCCGACGCTGCGGGCCCTGACGGCGGAGAACGGTACGCTCTGGTTCGCGGTTTCTACGCTGGACGGGCGGGTGGCCACCTATGGCGTCGTGCCGACCGCATATGCCGAATTGTCGCGGTATCTCTATCTGTTGACGGATGCCGATATTCGCGGTGGCAAAGGCACCGCCGAGGGTGCCATGGTCGAGAGCCTGGAGACGAGGTGGGGTCCGGTCAGGGTCATGTTCGGCGGAAGCACGCATGTGAGAGCGCAGTTTCTGACGCTTCTTGCCGAGACCTACAAGATTTACGTCCCGTTGCTGGCGGTTATCCTGCCCGCCGTGTTCTTTTCCGTGCCCCGCATCGTGCGTCAGGCACTTGCGGGTCTCAGTTCCGTCGTCAAAAAGGCACCCGAGATCGACCCCCGACGTGGCGGTTCGAAACTTCCCGTCGAGGATGTGCCGCGGGAAGTTGTCCCGCTCATCCTTTCCTTCAACAGTATCCTCGAGCGACTGGAAGAGCAATTCCGGGCGCGCCAGCGGTTCCTCATCGATGCGGCGCATGAGCTCAGAACGCCGATTGCGATCATGCAGACCCGGATCGAGGGTTTGCCCGGGCCGGAGCGACAACGTTTGTTGGCGGATGTGGCGCGCCTCGGTGAGACCGCCGAGCAGCTTCTGGCCTTCGAACGCAATGACCAGGTGAACGATCGGCGCGAGCGGGTGGACCTCGTCGATATAACCCGTACGGTCGTCGCCGATCTCGCACCGCTTGCGCTTTCGGCCGGTTACGACATCGCCTTCGAAACGGCGGTCGTCGCCTATGAGTTACAGGGCAACCCGTTCACCCTGCCGCGTGCCATCAGCAATATCGTGCGCAACGCCATCGATCACGGCGGAAACAAGGGGATGATCCATGTGTCTGTTCTCGCTGACGGTGAGATCGTGATTTCCGATGAGGGGCAGGGGATCGCCGAAGACCAGCAGCAGCGGATTTTCGAGCCCTTTTATCGAATCACGCCGCGTAGCACCGGCGCCGGACTTGGCCTCAGCCTCGTCAAGCAGATCGTCGCCAATCACGGCGGAAGGGTCTTTCTGGAGAGCAGCGCTTTCGGAAGCACCTTCCGGCTGCGTTTCTGA
- a CDS encoding response regulator transcription factor — protein sequence MRLLLIEDEKEMADALSATLGKQGIVIDHTMRLGDAMELTRQHIYDAILLDRRLPDGEGLAFIPKLRRAGVDTPIILLTAMNEPEDRIAGLDGGADDYLGKPFLVGELLARVRAVLRRPSGLAPAEIAAGRIVIDPLHLSVTINSLPFDLPRRELLVLVALAKRKGKSVLRSTLEAAVYNYEEEIQSNALDAHISRLRKRLLDASAGVSVHNIRGIGYLLKEDA from the coding sequence ATGAGACTTCTGTTGATCGAAGATGAAAAGGAAATGGCGGATGCGTTGTCGGCGACGCTCGGCAAGCAGGGCATCGTCATCGACCATACGATGCGGCTCGGTGACGCGATGGAGCTGACGCGCCAGCACATTTACGACGCCATTCTGCTCGACCGCCGGCTGCCGGACGGGGAAGGGCTCGCCTTCATCCCGAAACTGCGCCGCGCCGGTGTCGATACACCGATCATCCTGTTGACGGCGATGAACGAACCGGAGGACCGCATCGCAGGGCTGGATGGCGGCGCGGATGACTATCTCGGCAAGCCGTTTCTCGTCGGTGAGCTACTGGCGCGGGTGCGTGCTGTTCTGAGGCGGCCATCAGGTCTCGCACCGGCCGAGATTGCGGCCGGCCGGATCGTGATCGACCCGCTGCATCTCAGCGTCACCATCAATTCGCTTCCCTTCGATCTTCCCAGACGCGAGCTTCTGGTCCTCGTTGCGCTCGCCAAACGCAAGGGCAAGTCGGTACTGCGCTCCACCCTCGAAGCGGCCGTCTACAATTACGAGGAGGAAATCCAGTCCAACGCGCTCGACGCACATATATCGCGGCTGCGCAAACGCCTGCTCGATGCTTCAGCCGGGGTGAGCGTGCACAATATTCGCGGCATCGGTTATCTGCTGAAGGAAGACGCATGA
- a CDS encoding efflux RND transporter periplasmic adaptor subunit, translating into MALQWVKRTIKAGAALAGCVLVVTALDPARGSVDANERVKGIVAAAAMSPAGIPFELAAQEIATIGTRPMAERLSISGELQPVSRVVMRAHEAGKILEMNVREGQAVRAGDMLVRFETDELQSTLLLRQSDRDAAEAELMLAMQALARTEQLAAKNIASTEQLDKAKSDVVVKTARVQSLSSQVDIARLALRNAEIRAPFNGTVTRRVAETGARIGADGELLTLVDSSELEAKVLVATRDIPRVARGQTAELEIDGLAGQIVKGTVERISPVAEDGTRVVAVYLRLANRDGQLWGGMFAGGSILLREKNDALVVPAIALRKDETGYHVLKVQDGHLRRQTVAVGPRWNGGSLIEIGAGLADGETILTAPLPELRPDMAVTIDKAG; encoded by the coding sequence ATGGCGCTGCAATGGGTGAAGAGAACGATCAAGGCAGGGGCCGCGCTTGCGGGCTGTGTTCTCGTCGTCACCGCTCTCGATCCGGCACGCGGAAGCGTGGATGCGAATGAGCGCGTCAAGGGTATCGTGGCAGCGGCCGCGATGAGCCCGGCCGGCATCCCTTTCGAACTGGCGGCACAGGAAATCGCAACGATCGGCACGCGCCCGATGGCAGAGCGGCTCAGCATCAGCGGCGAGCTTCAGCCCGTCAGCCGCGTGGTGATGCGCGCCCACGAGGCCGGAAAAATTCTCGAGATGAACGTCCGGGAGGGACAGGCGGTTCGGGCAGGCGACATGCTTGTGCGTTTCGAAACCGACGAGTTGCAATCAACACTGCTTCTGCGGCAAAGCGACCGGGATGCGGCCGAGGCCGAGCTGATGCTGGCGATGCAGGCCCTGGCAAGAACCGAGCAGCTGGCTGCGAAGAACATCGCCTCGACGGAACAACTCGACAAGGCGAAAAGCGATGTCGTGGTAAAGACGGCAAGGGTGCAGAGCCTGTCTTCGCAGGTGGATATTGCCCGCCTCGCCCTTCGCAACGCCGAAATCCGCGCGCCATTTAACGGCACCGTCACCCGGCGCGTGGCAGAGACGGGCGCGCGTATCGGCGCGGATGGCGAGCTTCTGACGCTGGTCGATAGCAGCGAGCTGGAAGCGAAGGTTCTCGTCGCCACCCGCGATATTCCACGCGTCGCCCGCGGCCAGACGGCGGAACTGGAGATTGACGGCCTCGCCGGCCAGATCGTCAAAGGCACGGTCGAGCGCATCAGCCCGGTGGCCGAGGACGGCACACGCGTCGTCGCCGTCTATCTCAGGCTTGCCAATCGCGATGGGCAGTTGTGGGGCGGAATGTTCGCCGGCGGATCTATTCTGCTGCGTGAAAAAAACGATGCGCTCGTCGTTCCCGCCATCGCGCTTCGCAAGGATGAGACGGGTTATCATGTGCTTAAGGTGCAGGACGGCCATCTGCGCCGCCAGACGGTTGCCGTGGGGCCACGCTGGAACGGCGGCAGCCTGATCGAGATCGGCGCGGGTCTTGCGGATGGTGAGACGATCCTGACTGCGCCACTTCCCGAATTGCGCCCCGATATGGCCGTCACCATCGACAAGGCAGGCTGA